The following proteins come from a genomic window of Streptomyces sp. NBC_01716:
- a CDS encoding sugar-binding transcriptional regulator has protein sequence MTNIEDEALLYQVASMYYEQNRTQEQIGEELHFTRWKVGRLLAEARQAGIVRIEVVHPKARVRALEERLREVFGLRDAVVVTADRTDDEEGLRARVAEAGADYLARLKPSVLGVSWGRTMDLLAASLHSGWAKDVHVVQINGGLSRSRTPTSAQDMASRIAHSAQGTLSVLPVPSIVEQEATRRLLEGDSAVADVLTQAAAADTVLFSPGGIGADSVLVSSGYLTADDLRGLAEAGAVGDVAGRFIDARGAIVDRSLDDRTLGLPLEHLRHSAVSVAVVSGSAKHAVCAAVVSSGLCNTLVTDHHTASHLLNPQPSDEL, from the coding sequence ATGACCAACATCGAGGACGAAGCCCTGCTCTACCAGGTCGCCTCCATGTACTACGAGCAGAACAGGACTCAGGAGCAGATCGGGGAGGAACTGCACTTCACCCGCTGGAAGGTCGGCCGCCTCCTCGCCGAGGCCCGTCAGGCGGGGATCGTACGGATCGAGGTCGTCCACCCCAAAGCGCGGGTGCGCGCACTGGAGGAGCGGCTGCGGGAGGTCTTCGGGCTGCGCGACGCCGTCGTGGTCACGGCCGACCGTACGGACGACGAGGAGGGACTGCGCGCGCGGGTGGCGGAGGCCGGGGCGGACTACCTCGCCAGGCTCAAGCCCTCGGTGCTGGGCGTGTCCTGGGGCCGCACGATGGACCTGCTCGCGGCCAGCCTCCATTCAGGCTGGGCGAAGGACGTCCACGTCGTACAGATCAACGGCGGGCTCAGCCGCTCCCGCACCCCCACCTCCGCGCAGGACATGGCCAGCCGGATCGCGCACTCGGCCCAGGGCACACTCAGCGTCCTGCCCGTTCCGTCCATCGTGGAACAGGAGGCGACCCGGCGGCTCCTGGAGGGGGACAGCGCGGTCGCCGACGTCCTCACCCAGGCCGCCGCCGCTGACACCGTCCTGTTCAGCCCCGGTGGCATAGGCGCCGACTCGGTACTCGTCAGCTCCGGCTATCTCACCGCCGACGACCTGCGGGGGCTCGCCGAGGCCGGAGCCGTCGGCGATGTCGCGGGACGCTTCATCGACGCGCGGGGCGCCATCGTCGACCGGTCGCTGGACGACCGCACCCTCGGTCTCCCGCTGGAACACCTGCGCCACAGCGCCGTGTCGGTGGCCGTGGTCTCCGGCAGCGCCAAACACGCGGTGTGCGCGGCCGTGGTCTCCAGCGGGCTGTGCAACACCCTCGTCACCGACCACCACACCGCGTCCCATCTGCTCAACCCGCAGCCGAGCGACGAGCTGTGA
- a CDS encoding sugar ABC transporter ATP-binding protein, producing the protein MSPQESDRRGTDPEIPRLTMRGIVKRFPGTLANDGAELIVRPGETHCLLGENGAGKSTLMKILAGSYRPDEGEILLDGEPAVLTSPQAGLAAGIAVIYQELDLVPDLTVAQNLLLGHAPSTGPVIRRRERAERARAAVARVGGDFSVHTLVRDLPIAAQQLTAVAKALTSDARLIVMDEPSATLGESDLRKVFEVIRSLTAQGRSVIYISHRLDEVMEIGDRATVMRDGRSVAVRDLATTTVGQLVDDMIGEARELVRPTERARPQTPPLLEIHRVHSPGLIDIAGVEVRAGEIVGLAGLGGAGRTTLLKALFGDAPATVSVTLEGAAVRLGSPAAAVRAGLALVPESRKEQGLMPGLSVGRNAAVTALGRRPWLLPHRVGRRLATPVLTGLGVRCSSPDQLVGELSGGNQQKVVLAKWITKGGIRVLLLDEPTRGLDVGAKADLYRQVRHLADQGVAVLLASSELSELTSNADRVWVLHEGRNVACFDPRTTDENTIAHTVITGVTPTGVTPTGAPS; encoded by the coding sequence ATGAGCCCTCAGGAATCCGACCGCCGGGGAACCGACCCCGAGATACCCCGCCTGACGATGCGCGGCATCGTCAAGCGCTTCCCCGGCACCCTCGCCAACGACGGGGCCGAGCTGATCGTGCGCCCGGGTGAGACGCACTGCCTGCTCGGCGAGAACGGCGCGGGCAAGAGCACCCTGATGAAGATCCTGGCCGGTTCCTACCGGCCGGACGAGGGCGAGATCCTCCTCGACGGTGAACCCGCCGTGCTCACCAGCCCGCAGGCCGGCCTGGCCGCGGGGATCGCCGTCATCTACCAGGAACTGGACCTCGTACCCGATCTGACCGTCGCCCAGAATCTCCTCCTCGGCCACGCGCCGTCCACGGGCCCGGTCATCCGTCGCAGAGAACGCGCCGAGCGCGCCCGCGCCGCCGTGGCCCGGGTCGGCGGGGACTTCTCCGTCCACACCCTCGTCCGCGATCTGCCCATCGCCGCACAACAGCTCACCGCGGTCGCCAAGGCACTCACCTCCGACGCACGCCTCATCGTCATGGACGAGCCGTCCGCGACCCTCGGCGAGAGCGACCTGCGCAAGGTGTTCGAAGTGATCCGCTCACTCACCGCTCAGGGCCGCTCCGTCATCTACATCTCGCACCGCCTGGACGAGGTCATGGAGATCGGGGACCGCGCCACGGTGATGCGCGACGGCCGGTCGGTCGCCGTCCGGGACCTCGCCACCACCACCGTCGGCCAGTTGGTCGACGACATGATCGGCGAGGCCCGGGAACTCGTCCGCCCCACCGAGCGGGCCCGGCCGCAGACACCGCCGCTGCTGGAGATCCACCGCGTGCACAGCCCCGGGCTGATCGACATCGCCGGCGTCGAGGTGCGGGCGGGCGAGATCGTGGGACTCGCGGGGCTGGGCGGCGCCGGCCGTACGACCCTGCTCAAGGCGCTGTTCGGGGACGCGCCGGCCACTGTCTCCGTCACCCTGGAAGGCGCCGCCGTACGGCTGGGCAGCCCCGCCGCGGCGGTACGGGCCGGACTCGCCCTGGTGCCGGAGAGCCGCAAGGAACAAGGGCTGATGCCGGGTCTGTCCGTCGGCCGCAACGCCGCTGTCACCGCGCTGGGCCGCCGGCCCTGGCTGCTGCCCCACCGCGTCGGCCGCAGGCTGGCCACACCGGTCCTCACCGGCCTCGGGGTGCGCTGCTCCTCGCCCGACCAACTGGTGGGCGAGCTGTCCGGCGGCAATCAGCAGAAGGTCGTGCTCGCCAAATGGATCACCAAGGGCGGGATACGTGTCCTGCTGCTCGACGAGCCCACCCGCGGCCTGGACGTGGGGGCCAAGGCCGACCTCTACCGGCAGGTGCGCCACCTCGCCGACCAGGGCGTGGCGGTGCTCCTGGCCAGCAGTGAGCTGAGCGAACTGACCTCCAACGCCGACCGTGTCTGGGTGTTGCACGAAGGCCGCAACGTGGCCTGCTTCGATCCGCGCACGACCGACGAGAACACCATCGCGCACACCGTCATCACCGGAGTCACCCCTACCGGAGTCACACCGACTGGAGCACCCTCATGA
- a CDS encoding ABC transporter permease, producing MSTSTTVADPKEAPDDRNPRTASTRRRGLDLVVKFNLVLVFLALCVVASLLAPEFLTTRNMSNLLQQSALTGIVAIGMTMVILTAGIDLSVGSVAAFGGMTVALLIDKDINFVLAIAASLAAGALFGAIMGGLSAYLSLPAFMTTLAGLTAIRGLTYLLTDGEPAGGDIPHSFQLLGGGFVGHIPIVGLIFVAVTVVAGLVLRGTTFGEYVYAVGSNKEAARLSGLPVRGVITAVFAISGTLSALAGVLLTSRLTIGQPTAFSGLELDAIAAVVLGGTNLFGGRGGVMGTFVAVLLLSVLRNLCNLMGLGSFFQMVVTGLILVVALVLNMLIEKRGSRA from the coding sequence ATGAGCACATCCACTACGGTGGCCGACCCCAAAGAGGCCCCCGACGACCGGAACCCGCGGACCGCGTCCACCCGGCGGCGCGGCCTGGACCTCGTCGTCAAGTTCAATCTGGTGCTCGTCTTCCTGGCCCTGTGCGTGGTCGCGAGTCTGCTCGCCCCCGAGTTCCTGACCACCCGCAACATGTCCAACCTGCTTCAGCAGTCGGCGCTGACCGGCATCGTCGCCATCGGGATGACCATGGTCATCCTCACCGCCGGGATCGATCTCTCGGTGGGCAGCGTCGCCGCCTTCGGCGGGATGACCGTCGCCCTGCTGATCGACAAGGACATCAACTTCGTGCTGGCCATCGCCGCCAGCCTCGCCGCGGGTGCCCTGTTCGGCGCGATCATGGGCGGGCTCTCCGCCTATCTGTCGCTGCCCGCGTTCATGACCACCCTCGCCGGACTGACGGCCATCCGCGGACTGACCTATCTGCTGACGGACGGCGAGCCCGCCGGCGGCGACATCCCGCACTCCTTCCAGCTCCTGGGCGGCGGATTCGTCGGTCACATACCGATCGTCGGTCTCATCTTCGTGGCGGTCACCGTCGTCGCCGGACTGGTCCTGCGCGGCACCACGTTCGGCGAGTACGTCTACGCCGTCGGCAGCAACAAGGAAGCCGCCCGGCTCTCGGGTCTGCCGGTACGAGGCGTGATCACCGCGGTCTTCGCCATCTCCGGCACGCTGTCCGCCCTGGCGGGGGTGCTGCTGACCTCCCGTCTCACCATCGGCCAGCCGACGGCGTTCAGCGGTCTCGAACTGGACGCCATCGCGGCGGTCGTACTCGGCGGCACCAATCTCTTCGGCGGGCGCGGCGGGGTGATGGGCACCTTCGTCGCCGTGCTGCTGCTGTCGGTGCTGCGCAACCTCTGCAATCTGATGGGCCTGGGCTCGTTCTTCCAGATGGTCGTCACCGGTCTGATCCTCGTGGTCGCGCTCGTCCTCAACATGCTCATAGAGAAGCGAGGCTCCCGTGCCTGA
- the deoC gene encoding deoxyribose-phosphate aldolase, with the protein MHGLPGVDEAGVHARVADLATRSVKTTAKAHAIDLAIRMVDLTTLEGSDTPGKVRALCAKALLPDPADRTVPPVAAVCVYPDLVPVAVQALRNTPVGVASVATSFPAGRAPLEVRLLDTRHAVADGATEIDMVIDRGAFLAGDYRKVYDEIVAVKEVCARPHGEPAHLKVILETGELPGYDAVRRASWLAMRAGADFIKTSTGKVSPAATPAVTLVMLQAVRDFRAETGRQVGVKPAGGIRTTKDALRNLVMVAETAGSDWLDPRWFRIGASSLLNDLLMQRAKLTTGTYPGPDYYSVD; encoded by the coding sequence CTGCACGGACTGCCCGGCGTCGACGAGGCCGGTGTCCACGCCCGCGTGGCCGACCTGGCCACCCGCTCGGTCAAGACCACCGCCAAGGCGCACGCCATCGACCTGGCCATCCGCATGGTCGACCTGACCACGCTGGAAGGCTCCGACACCCCCGGCAAGGTACGGGCCCTGTGCGCCAAGGCGCTGCTGCCCGACCCCGCCGACCGTACGGTCCCCCCGGTGGCCGCCGTCTGCGTCTATCCGGACCTCGTGCCCGTCGCCGTACAGGCCCTGCGTAACACCCCGGTCGGCGTCGCCTCGGTGGCCACCTCCTTCCCCGCGGGCCGGGCGCCGCTGGAGGTCAGGCTCCTCGACACCCGTCACGCCGTGGCCGACGGGGCGACCGAGATCGACATGGTGATCGACCGGGGTGCCTTCCTCGCCGGTGACTACCGCAAGGTCTACGACGAGATCGTCGCCGTCAAAGAGGTCTGCGCCCGCCCGCACGGCGAGCCGGCCCATCTGAAGGTGATCCTCGAAACCGGCGAACTGCCCGGCTACGACGCCGTACGCCGGGCCTCGTGGCTCGCCATGCGCGCCGGCGCCGACTTCATCAAGACGTCCACCGGCAAGGTGTCGCCCGCCGCCACCCCGGCCGTCACCCTGGTCATGCTCCAGGCGGTACGCGACTTCCGCGCCGAGACGGGCCGTCAGGTCGGTGTGAAACCCGCCGGAGGCATCCGCACCACCAAGGACGCGCTGCGCAACCTCGTGATGGTCGCCGAAACCGCGGGGTCCGACTGGCTCGACCCCCGCTGGTTCCGTATCGGTGCCTCCAGCCTGCTCAACGACCTGCTGATGCAGCGGGCGAAACTGACGACCGGCACATACCCCGGTCCCGACTACTACTCCGTGGACTGA
- a CDS encoding aldehyde dehydrogenase family protein, whose product MSDSKLSTLGTFDYAPAPESRAVVSLRPAYGLFIDGEFTEPGDHTLATVNPADEEVLAEVTTASDEDVDRAVAAARRAFEGVWSRTSPSERGKYLYRISRIIQDRARELAVLESLDNGKPIKESRDFDIPTAAAHFFYYAGWADKLSFAVPGAPRPRPLGVAAQVIPWNFPLLMLAWKIAPALAAGNTVVLKPAETTPLTALVFAEICQQAGLPPGVVNVVTGAGATGRALVAHPGTDKVAFTGSTDVGREIARTVAGTSKRVTLELGGKGANIVYEDAAVDQAVEGIVTGIFFNQGHVCCAGSRLLVQESVADEILHRLKERVARLRLGDPLDKNTDIGAVNSAAQLARIQDLARAGREEGGEGWSPDCQLPSRGYWFAPTIFTGVTQAHRIAREEIFGPVLSVLTFRTPEEAVQKANNTPYGLSAGVWTEKGSRMLWTANRLRAGVIWANTFNKFDPASPFGGYRESGYGREGGRHGLEAYLNG is encoded by the coding sequence ATGTCCGACAGCAAGCTCAGCACGCTCGGTACGTTCGACTACGCACCCGCGCCCGAATCGAGGGCCGTGGTCTCCCTGCGGCCCGCGTACGGGCTCTTCATCGACGGAGAGTTCACCGAACCCGGTGACCACACCCTGGCCACCGTCAACCCCGCCGACGAGGAAGTCCTCGCCGAAGTGACCACGGCCAGCGACGAGGACGTGGACCGCGCGGTGGCGGCGGCCCGCCGCGCCTTCGAGGGCGTCTGGTCCAGGACCAGCCCCTCCGAACGCGGCAAGTACCTCTACCGGATCAGCAGGATCATCCAGGACCGCGCCCGTGAGCTCGCCGTCCTGGAGTCCCTCGACAACGGCAAACCCATCAAGGAGAGCCGGGACTTCGACATCCCGACGGCCGCCGCCCACTTCTTCTACTACGCGGGCTGGGCCGACAAACTGTCCTTCGCCGTGCCCGGCGCGCCCCGGCCCCGGCCGCTCGGCGTCGCCGCGCAGGTCATTCCGTGGAACTTCCCGCTGCTGATGCTCGCGTGGAAGATCGCCCCGGCGCTCGCGGCCGGTAACACCGTCGTGCTCAAACCCGCCGAGACCACACCGCTGACCGCCCTGGTCTTCGCGGAGATCTGTCAGCAGGCCGGCCTGCCGCCCGGTGTCGTCAATGTCGTCACGGGCGCGGGCGCCACCGGCCGTGCCCTCGTCGCCCACCCCGGCACCGACAAGGTCGCCTTCACCGGCTCCACCGACGTTGGCAGGGAGATCGCCCGCACCGTCGCGGGGACCTCCAAGCGGGTCACCCTCGAACTCGGCGGCAAGGGCGCCAACATCGTCTACGAGGACGCCGCAGTAGACCAGGCCGTCGAGGGCATCGTCACCGGGATCTTCTTCAACCAGGGGCATGTCTGCTGCGCGGGCTCCCGGCTGCTGGTTCAGGAGTCCGTCGCTGACGAGATCCTGCACCGGCTCAAGGAACGCGTCGCCCGGCTGCGCCTCGGTGACCCGCTGGACAAGAACACCGACATCGGCGCCGTCAACTCCGCCGCCCAGCTCGCCCGTATCCAGGACCTCGCGCGGGCCGGCCGGGAGGAGGGCGGTGAGGGCTGGTCCCCGGACTGTCAACTGCCCTCCAGGGGCTACTGGTTCGCCCCGACCATCTTCACCGGCGTCACCCAGGCGCACCGGATCGCCCGCGAGGAGATCTTCGGACCGGTGCTGTCCGTGCTGACGTTCCGCACCCCCGAGGAGGCCGTCCAGAAGGCGAACAACACCCCGTACGGACTGTCCGCCGGCGTCTGGACGGAGAAGGGCAGCCGGATGCTGTGGACGGCGAACCGGCTGCGCGCCGGGGTGATCTGGGCGAACACCTTCAACAAATTCGATCCCGCCAGCCCCTTCGGCGGCTACCGCGAGTCCGGTTACGGGCGCGAGGGCGGACGGCACGGACTGGAGGCGTACCTCAATGGCTGA
- a CDS encoding aldehyde dehydrogenase family protein, whose product MAESVIAPEAAAPRLPVHKTYKLYVGGAFPRSESGRSIRVTSARGEHLANAALASRKDARDAVVAARGAFGPWAARSAYNRGQILYRIAEMMEGRRAHFVQDTVDAQGVGRAEAGDIVSAAIDRWVYYAGWTDKIAQVLGTGNPVSGPYDNNSAPEPTGVVAVLAPQDAPLLGLVAVVAPVIAAGNTAVVIASERAPLPAVTLAEALATSDLPGGVVNILTGRTAELATPLAAHADVNALDLAGAGELATELETAAATTLTRVLRPEPSPDWTTLPGLTRITPFLETKTVWQPAGR is encoded by the coding sequence ATGGCTGAATCCGTCATCGCACCCGAGGCGGCGGCCCCGCGGCTGCCGGTGCACAAGACCTACAAGCTCTATGTGGGCGGCGCCTTTCCCCGCTCCGAGTCGGGCAGGAGTATCCGCGTGACCTCAGCCCGGGGCGAACACCTGGCCAACGCCGCGCTGGCCTCACGGAAGGACGCCAGGGACGCGGTCGTCGCGGCCCGGGGGGCGTTCGGTCCATGGGCCGCCCGGTCCGCCTACAACCGGGGCCAGATCCTCTACCGGATCGCCGAGATGATGGAGGGCCGCCGCGCCCACTTCGTCCAGGACACCGTCGACGCCCAGGGCGTCGGCCGCGCCGAGGCGGGGGACATCGTCTCGGCGGCGATCGACCGCTGGGTGTACTACGCGGGCTGGACCGACAAGATCGCCCAGGTCCTGGGCACCGGCAACCCGGTCTCCGGGCCGTACGACAACAATTCCGCTCCCGAGCCGACCGGTGTCGTCGCCGTCCTCGCGCCGCAGGACGCGCCGCTGCTCGGACTGGTCGCCGTCGTCGCACCGGTGATCGCGGCCGGGAACACCGCGGTCGTGATCGCGAGTGAGCGCGCCCCGCTGCCCGCCGTCACCCTGGCCGAGGCGCTGGCCACCTCCGATCTGCCGGGCGGGGTGGTCAACATCCTCACCGGCAGGACGGCCGAACTGGCCACGCCACTGGCGGCGCACGCCGACGTCAACGCGCTCGACCTGGCCGGGGCGGGAGAACTCGCCACGGAACTGGAAACCGCGGCGGCGACCACCCTCACCCGGGTCCTGCGCCCGGAACCGTCCCCCGACTGGACCACGCTGCCGGGACTGACCCGCATCACACCGTTCCTGGAGACGAAGACCGTCTGGCAGCCGGCGGGGCGGTAG
- a CDS encoding zinc-dependent alcohol dehydrogenase family protein: MKAVEIRTFGDPEGLALVDLPTPVPAEGEVLIAVEAVGVAGADVLIRSGALAAYGFKEGFVPGSEVAGRVTVAGKGVDRSWVGRWVWAFTGTGGGYVEQACVPVEQVLPLPEGLSPVDSVTIGSSGAVAHFGLAHAHFAPGEAVLVRGAAGSIGVMAVQLAVREGASAVAVTTSSAERGERLRQLGATHVLDRSGRGGPDSPAGYDVVFDVVAGDDLPSFFDLLNPNGRMVAVGAVGGQPPADFGTTLMARFQKSMSFATFSAATVGTADLRAVRGEQFAAVVRGELTAVVHDVLSLDQSVLAHRKMDAGEVFGRIVLRP; this comes from the coding sequence GTGAAGGCCGTAGAGATCCGGACCTTTGGAGATCCTGAAGGACTGGCCCTGGTTGATCTGCCGACACCCGTCCCCGCCGAAGGCGAGGTTCTGATCGCTGTTGAGGCGGTGGGGGTCGCCGGTGCGGACGTGCTGATCCGGAGCGGGGCCCTCGCCGCTTACGGGTTCAAGGAGGGGTTCGTCCCGGGCAGTGAGGTGGCAGGCAGGGTCACGGTCGCTGGAAAGGGGGTTGACCGGTCCTGGGTCGGGCGGTGGGTGTGGGCCTTCACCGGTACGGGAGGAGGTTATGTCGAGCAGGCGTGCGTACCGGTCGAGCAGGTGCTGCCGCTGCCCGAGGGACTGTCGCCGGTCGATTCGGTCACGATCGGCAGCTCCGGGGCCGTAGCCCACTTCGGCCTGGCGCACGCCCACTTCGCCCCGGGCGAGGCGGTGCTGGTACGCGGGGCGGCCGGCAGCATCGGTGTCATGGCGGTGCAACTGGCGGTCCGCGAGGGCGCGTCCGCGGTGGCGGTGACCACGTCGTCGGCCGAGCGCGGAGAACGCCTGCGCCAACTGGGCGCCACGCACGTGCTGGACCGCTCGGGCCGCGGTGGCCCCGACTCCCCGGCGGGCTACGACGTGGTCTTCGACGTGGTGGCCGGCGACGACCTGCCGTCGTTCTTCGACCTGCTCAATCCCAACGGGCGCATGGTCGCCGTCGGAGCCGTGGGAGGGCAGCCGCCCGCGGACTTCGGAACGACGCTGATGGCTCGGTTCCAGAAGTCGATGTCGTTCGCCACCTTCAGCGCGGCCACGGTCGGCACGGCGGATCTACGGGCCGTACGCGGCGAGCAGTTCGCCGCAGTGGTCCGCGGCGAACTCACCGCGGTCGTGCACGACGTGCTCTCGCTGGACCAATCCGTCCTGGCGCACCGGAAGATGGACGCAGGTGAAGTCTTCGGCCGGATCGTGCTCAGGCCCTGA
- the rox gene encoding rifampin monooxygenase: MFDVIIAGCGPTGAMLAAELRLHDVRVLVLEKETEPVSFVRVVGLHIRSLELMAMRGLLDRVRAHGRQRPAGGFFAGIGKPAPQGLDSAHAYLLGIPQPVIVRLLEEHATQLGARVRRGCAVAGFVQDDEGVTVELADGERLRSRYLVGCDGGRSSVRKLLGVGFPGEPSRTETLMGEMEVAVPQAEIAAKVTEIGGTDRRFSLRPFGEGAYSVVVPAAGVSDRAEPPTLDDFKQQLRTVAGTDFGVHSPRWLSRFGDATRLAERYRVGRVLLAGDAAHIHPPTGGQGLNLGVQDAFNLGWKLAAQIRGWAPETLLDTYQAERRPVADDVLDNTRAQMELHSPEPGARALRRLLTELMDFDEVNRHLIEKITAIGIRYDFGEGPDLLGRRLRDIDVEQGHLYGLLRRGRGLLLDRTERLAVGGWSDRVDHLADPTAALDVPCVLLRPDGHVAWIGDDQRDLDDHLSRWFGKPAN; encoded by the coding sequence ATGTTCGACGTGATAATCGCCGGATGCGGGCCCACCGGCGCGATGCTGGCGGCCGAGCTGCGGCTGCACGATGTGCGGGTACTCGTTCTGGAGAAGGAAACCGAGCCCGTGTCGTTCGTCCGTGTCGTCGGGCTGCACATTCGCAGTCTCGAACTGATGGCAATGCGCGGACTGCTGGACCGCGTTCGCGCACACGGAAGGCAGCGGCCGGCCGGCGGATTCTTCGCCGGCATCGGCAAACCCGCGCCCCAGGGCCTGGATTCCGCGCACGCCTATCTGCTGGGCATCCCGCAGCCGGTCATCGTGCGGCTGCTGGAAGAGCACGCGACCCAACTGGGTGCGCGGGTACGGCGCGGTTGTGCGGTGGCCGGGTTCGTGCAGGACGACGAGGGGGTGACCGTCGAGCTCGCCGACGGCGAACGGCTGCGTTCGCGCTATCTCGTCGGCTGTGACGGCGGGCGCAGTTCGGTGCGCAAACTGCTCGGCGTCGGCTTCCCCGGTGAGCCCTCGCGGACCGAGACGCTGATGGGCGAGATGGAAGTGGCTGTGCCGCAGGCGGAGATCGCCGCCAAGGTGACCGAAATCGGCGGGACCGACAGGCGATTCTCGCTCAGGCCCTTCGGCGAAGGGGCATACAGCGTCGTGGTCCCCGCCGCAGGAGTCAGTGATCGCGCGGAACCACCCACCCTCGATGACTTCAAACAACAGCTGCGCACCGTCGCCGGAACCGATTTCGGCGTGCACTCCCCGCGCTGGCTGTCCCGCTTCGGGGATGCCACCCGGCTGGCCGAACGCTATCGGGTCGGGCGGGTGCTGCTGGCCGGCGACGCGGCGCACATCCATCCGCCCACCGGCGGACAGGGCCTCAACCTCGGCGTTCAGGACGCGTTCAACCTCGGCTGGAAACTGGCCGCGCAGATCCGCGGCTGGGCGCCGGAAACACTTCTGGACACCTATCAGGCCGAACGCCGTCCCGTCGCCGATGACGTGCTGGACAACACCCGCGCCCAGATGGAACTGCACTCCCCCGAACCGGGCGCGCGGGCGCTGCGCAGGCTGCTCACCGAACTGATGGACTTCGACGAGGTGAACCGCCATCTCATCGAGAAGATCACCGCGATCGGTATCCGCTACGACTTCGGTGAGGGACCCGACCTGCTCGGCCGCCGCCTGCGCGACATCGACGTGGAACAGGGCCACCTCTACGGTCTGCTGCGTCGCGGCCGCGGCCTGCTGCTCGACCGCACCGAACGCCTGGCCGTCGGCGGCTGGTCGGACCGGGTCGATCACCTCGCGGACCCCACCGCGGCGCTGGATGTTCCGTGCGTCCTGCTACGCCCCGACGGCCACGTCGCCTGGATCGGCGACGATCAGCGGGACCTGGACGACCACCTCTCCCGCTGGTTCGGCAAGCCCGCCAACTGA
- a CDS encoding ATP-binding protein: MTSPSEPAVVLGAVTVVMAAVALLLALSRRKQVRRCREMDAALKSAEARTRSAESRTDDAEAREERFRAEVSHLVSARLPALKLNLISSHHPVPGLLHEKTAGPEDAELLDSVLTRVSEIVLTERRRVDAAARAALRGASQDSQALSYRLQSELDALQREFTGSRQLTHRMLAADHLNEQNLRLIQRTAIVCGAWPGHVRKDTYVAELVTGASSRLRGFDRIKINSRIASNVGIVGRAAEPVAVACAELMANALEHSRDDLAVDVSLIQTGNGNVSITVDDAGKGMTAEAAARGVRLVSADSQDVMLTELGDPPSQGFVAIGRLVADYGFHVSVDNPSPYGGVRAVVTIPPNLLASIDEEAEPPSAMAPQAAVAPKAERRPSAATETATATETPADDEKSRASAPDGADGLPQRRRRGPAATTGGLTVPSYRAPDPERSRKAWSEFQDGLEGGRTDSDSEETQ, from the coding sequence GTGACCTCTCCCTCAGAACCCGCCGTTGTGCTCGGCGCCGTGACGGTCGTCATGGCGGCCGTCGCACTGCTGCTGGCGCTCTCACGTCGCAAACAGGTGCGACGGTGCAGAGAAATGGACGCAGCCCTGAAGAGCGCCGAGGCTCGTACGCGCTCCGCCGAATCCCGCACGGATGACGCGGAGGCCCGCGAGGAGCGGTTCCGCGCCGAGGTGAGTCATCTCGTCTCGGCCCGGCTTCCGGCCCTCAAACTCAACCTGATCAGCTCTCACCACCCGGTCCCCGGGCTGCTCCACGAGAAGACGGCGGGGCCCGAGGACGCGGAACTCCTCGACTCCGTACTGACCAGGGTTTCTGAGATCGTCCTGACCGAGCGCCGTCGCGTCGACGCCGCCGCCAGGGCCGCCCTGCGCGGCGCGAGCCAGGACTCGCAGGCGTTGTCGTACCGGCTGCAGTCGGAACTCGACGCGTTGCAGAGGGAGTTCACGGGGTCGCGGCAGCTGACGCACCGCATGTTGGCCGCCGACCATCTCAACGAACAGAATCTGCGGCTCATCCAGCGGACCGCCATCGTGTGCGGGGCGTGGCCGGGGCACGTCCGCAAGGACACGTACGTGGCCGAGCTCGTCACGGGCGCCTCTTCCCGGCTGCGCGGCTTCGACCGGATAAAGATCAACTCGCGAATAGCCTCCAACGTCGGGATCGTCGGACGTGCCGCCGAGCCGGTCGCCGTGGCGTGCGCGGAGCTGATGGCCAACGCGCTGGAGCACTCCCGTGACGACCTCGCGGTGGATGTCAGCCTGATCCAGACCGGAAACGGCAACGTCAGCATCACGGTCGACGACGCGGGCAAGGGCATGACCGCGGAAGCGGCCGCGCGGGGTGTACGGCTGGTATCGGCCGACAGTCAGGACGTCATGCTCACCGAGCTGGGCGACCCGCCGTCTCAGGGTTTCGTCGCCATCGGCCGGCTCGTCGCCGACTACGGCTTTCATGTCTCCGTCGACAATCCGTCTCCCTATGGCGGTGTACGCGCTGTGGTGACCATTCCCCCGAACCTTCTGGCCTCGATCGACGAGGAGGCCGAGCCGCCGTCCGCGATGGCTCCTCAGGCGGCCGTGGCGCCGAAGGCGGAGCGGCGGCCCTCCGCGGCGACCGAAACCGCCACCGCGACCGAAACCCCGGCGGACGACGAGAAGTCGCGTGCCTCCGCGCCGGACGGTGCGGACGGTCTGCCGCAGCGTCGCCGCCGCGGTCCCGCGGCAACCACCGGCGGCCTCACCGTTCCCTCGTACCGTGCCCCGGACCCGGAGCGGTCTCGCAAGGCCTGGAGTGAGTTCCAGGACGGCCTCGAAGGTGGCCGAACCGATTCTGATTCGGAGGAAACACAGTGA